The Electrophorus electricus isolate fEleEle1 chromosome 19, fEleEle1.pri, whole genome shotgun sequence genome has a segment encoding these proteins:
- the nsmaf gene encoding protein FAN yields the protein MAFIGKKTRTKERFSLLLLDLEEYYFEQHTAYHMTSNGSNVPNRCMRGSLKICSKSVIFEPDEVNKPILKIPLKDCKRIEGLEGKEGNPFKETNPACVILETKQVYLIKEENIVAPYKYERGERTFRFQLEMARKTEDIVQTLLQLHRASRLDKLGDQTAMIAANLQSRLARASFDKNSFQSVCERPHMECEAEMVSPLVTNPGHVCITDCNLYFQPLNGYPDSVVRIELHSVRRIYKRRHGLRPLGLEVFCTENDLCSDTYLKFYNTKDRDELYYYIATFLENHIAEHTAESYMLQWQRGHISNYQYLLHLNNLADRSVNDLSQYPVFPWVISDYNSLQLDLLNPASFRDLSKPVGALNTERLERLLDRYRDMPEPRFMYGSHYSSPGYVLFYLVRVAPEHMLCLQTGRFDHADRMFNSVGETWKNCLEGGTDFKELIPEFYGTESSFLKNLLHLSLGRRQGGGQVEDVELPPWASDADDFLQKMCSALESQHVSEHLHEWIDLIFGYKQRGSEAIAAHNVFHPLTYEGGIDCDSIEDPDQKIAMLTQILEFGQTPRQLFTTPHPQRITPRFHNISTGTSLSATPNELSPVSPSMESFEDLTEESKKLAWSNMNKLSLQSSHKIHKEAVTGIAVTLSGTSIFSTSQDSTMKMLSKENGGLQRSVSFSNMALSSCLILPEDKTVVCSSWDNNVYFYSIAYGRRQDTLMGHDDAVSQVCWRDDQLYTASWDSTVKVWKCVPTDISSNKRTRFELLAELEHEAGVNTIALSHAGTLLGSGTKEGTLSVWDLASFSLLHQLTCHSGKIHQVSFSPDSRNILSVAEDSCLKVTDVQTGMLLSTVLAEEEQRCFCWDGNTVLSGGQSGALLVWDLLASKVIHKIPAHSGRVTYIWMNEQCSSVITGGEDKQIMLWKTQY from the exons ATGGCGTTTATTGGGAAAAAGACGCGTACCAAAGAGAG gTTTTCGCTGTTGTTACTAGATCTCGAAGAATATTATTTTGAGCAGCATACTGCTTATCACATGACAAGCAATGGTAGCAATGTTCCAAACAG ATGTATGAGGGGCTCGTTAAAGATCTGCTCCAAGTCGGTCATTTTTGAACCAGATGAGGTGAACAAACCAATTCTAAAG ATTCCCCTGAAGGACTGCAAGCGGATAGAAGGGCTGGAGGGGAAGGAGGGCAACCCTTTTAAAGA AACCAATCCCGCGTGTGTGATCTTGGAAACCAAGCAG GTTTATCTTATTAAAGAGGAAAATATTGTTGCTCCATACAAATATGAAAGG GGAGAGAGAACCTTCAGATTCCAACTGGAGATGGCGAGGAAAACAGAAGATATTGTGCAGACGCTGCTTCAG TTACACAGGGCATCACGTCTGGACAAGCTTGGGGATCAGACAGCCATG ATTGCTGCCAATTTGCAATCCAGGTTGGCCAGAGCATCTTTTGATAAGAACAG ctttcagagtgtgtgtgagcggccACATATGGAGTGTGAGGCTGAGATGGTGTCTCCGCTGGTGACCAACCCTGGCCATGTCTGCATTACTGACTGCAACCTCTACTTCCAGCCCCTAAATGGCTACCCA GATTCAGTAGTTCGAATTGAGCTTCATAGTGTCCGGCGCATCTACAAAAGAAGACATGGCTTGCGGCCGTTG gGACTGGAGGTGTTTTGTACAGAGAATGATCTGTGTTCAGATACTTACCTGAAGTTCTACAATACTAAAGACAGGGATGAACTTTACTACTACATCGCCACTTTCCTGG agaacCATATAGCGGAACACACAGCTGAGAGCTACATGCTGCAGTGGCAGAGGGGTCACATCTCCAACTATCAGTACCTGCTGCACCTCAACAACCTGGCCGATCGGAGCGTTAATGACCTCTCCCAGTATCCCGTGTTCCCCTGGGTCATCAGTGACTACAATAGCTTGCAGCTGG ATTTGTTGAACCCTGCTTCATTTCGGGACCTTAGCAAGCCTGTGGGAGCTttgaacacagagagactggaaaGACTGCTG GACCGCTACAGGGACATGCCTGAGCCTCGTTTCATGTATGGTAGTCATTACTCCTCTCCAGGATATGTCCTCTTCTACCTTGTCCGAGTGG CTCCGGAACACATGCTTTGTTTACAGACCGGACGCTTTGATCACGCAGACCGAATGTTCAACAG TGTTGGAGAGACATGGAAAAACTGCTTGGAGGGAGGCACTGACTTTAAAGAG CTGATTCCTGAGTTCTATGGCACAGAGAGCAGTTTTCTGAAGAACCTGCTGCATTTGAGCCTGGGCCGACGGCAGGGCGGTGGTCAAGTGGAGGACGTGGAGCTTCCCCCATGGGCGTCGG atGCAGATGACTTCCTGCAGAAGATGTGCTCTGCGTTGGAGAGTCAGCATGTGTCGGAGCACTTGCACGAATGGATTGATCTGATCTTTGGTTAtaaacagagaggaagtgaagcCATAGCAGCCCAcaatg ttttccatCCACTGACATATGAAGGAGGGATAGACTGTGACAG TATTGAAGACCCGGATCAGAAGATAGCGATGCTAACTCAAATCCTGGAGTTTGGCCAAACCCCTCGGCAGCTCTTCAccactcctcatcctcagcGCATCACACCCCGCTTCCACAACATTTCCACAGGAACCAGCCTCAGTGCTACACCCAATGAGCTGTCACCAG TCTCTCCCAGCATGGAGTCTTTTGAGGATCTGACTGAGGAAAGTAAGAAACTTGCCTGGAGCAACATGAACAAACTCTCCCTGCAGTCCAGTCACAAGATACATaaaga GGCAGTGACTGGTATTGCTGTGACCCTAAGTGGCACATCCATTTTCTCAACATCTCAAG ACTCAACCATGAAGATGCTTTCTAAAGAGAATGGTGGATTACAGAGAAGCGTGTCATTTTCCAACAtg GCTTTGTCGTCCTGTTTAATATTACCTGAAGATAAAACAGTGGTTTGCTCTTCATGGGACAATAACGT CTACTTTTACTCCATAGCTTATGGCAGGAGGCAGGACACGCTCATGGGCCATGATGATGCGGTCAGTCAGGTTTGCTGGAGAGACGACCAGCTGTACACGGCATCTTGGGACTCCACCGTAAAG GTCTGGAAGTGTGTACCCACTGACATCTCCAGTAATAAGAGGACACGCTTTGAGCTGCTTGCTGAGCTAGAACATGAGGCAGGG gttaaCACCATAGCTCTGAGCCATGCTGGTACACTCTTGGGTTCGGGCACTAAAGAAGGCACCCTGAGTGTGTGGGACCTCGCCAGCTTCTCCCTCCTGCATCAACTCACCTGCCATTCCGGAAAGATCCACCAGGTGTCCTTCAGTCCTG aCAGTAGAAACATTCTAAGTGTGGCTGAAGATTCGTGTTTGAAGGTCACAGATGTGCAGACTGGCATGCTTCTCTCAACTGTCCTtgcagaggaagagcagag atgtttctGTTGGGATGGCAACACCGTGCTGTCTGGAGGACAGTCTGGCGCCCTTCTAGTTTGGGACCTACTTGCcagcaaggtcatacacaagATCCCCGCTCACTCAG GTCGAGTCACATATATTTGGATGAATGAGCAATGCAGCAGTGTCATCACAGGAGGAGAAGACAAACAGATCATGTTGTGGAAAACCCAGTACTGA